Within the Candidatus Binatia bacterium genome, the region GGGACCAGCAGGTCACCCCAGGTGACGTAGTGGCGGTCATTGCGGTGGTGGCCGGCGAAAAGGGCGGAGACCCCGTGGCGCAGATGCGGGCGGATGTGAACTTAGACGGTGGGGTCACTGCGGGCGACATCGTTGCGATGCTGCCACTGGTTGGACCCTCCTGTCTTTCGCTCACCCCACGCCCGACCCCGACAGCCACACCCAGTCATCCGCCTCCGAGCCCGACCCGCACGCCGACGCCCACTTTGGGTCCCCCCACGGCCACACGGACGAGCACGCCGACCGCCACGCCGACGCAAGTGTGCGCAGTGCAGAAGCTGACGGCTGGGGCAACCCC harbors:
- a CDS encoding dockerin type I domain-containing protein is translated as MRRDSTNTGLWAVLLASILIQVVRIGVAQGLCLGDIDGDQQVTPGDVVAVIAVVAGEKGGDPVAQMRADVNLDGGVTAGDIVAMLPLVGPSCLSLTPRPTPTATPSHPPPSPTRTPTPTLGPPTATRTSTPTATPTQVCAVQKLTAGATP